In Onychostoma macrolepis isolate SWU-2019 chromosome 04, ASM1243209v1, whole genome shotgun sequence, one DNA window encodes the following:
- the wu:fc27b11 gene encoding uncharacterized protein wu:fc27b11: protein MGTNEKEKAKEICNKFRHFFKMRPHTDKETDWANKNWTPGTITHPFQEDSSSCGVFVMLMAKQVVEEFPKIPNIINITPSTEMMSHYRKSVAKEILMASVSRQEYCCVCGKSEKDQTEEQSTWIQ from the exons ATGGGTacaaatgaaaaggaaaaagcCAAAGAGATATGCAACAAGTTTCG acattttttcaaaatgagACCTCATACAGATAAAGAGACAGACTGGGCGAATAAGAACTGGACACCTGGCACAATCACACATCCATTTCAGGAGGATAGTTCCAGCTGTGGTGTCTTTGTGATGCTG ATGGCCAAACAGGTGGTGGAAGAGTTCCCCAAAATTCCTAACATCATTAATATAACACCCAGCACGGAGATGATGAGCCACTACAGGAAAAGTGTAGCCAAAGAGATTTTGATGGCATCAG TGTCAAGACAGGAatactgctgtgtgtgtggaaAATCAGAAAAAGACCAAACAGAGGAGCAAAGCACCTGG ATTCAAtag